Proteins from a single region of Flavobacterium sp. K5-23:
- a CDS encoding DUF3575 domain-containing protein — translation MKKLLIIIVLFFSIHSQSQTYIKVNALTTIFTLPQVAIETSIGKKSTFQFDAMASPWKSVNGKPRQFYILIPEYRYHFKDTENGLYVGGHMGATFFNFQKWNYLNTNLYEKGLGYVMGVTVGFKAKINDKFMLDCFVGGGNHQGFYKGYYIGTNERYEFVKNYNKSGEWLPYRGGVMVSYKLN, via the coding sequence ATGAAAAAGTTACTTATTATTATCGTTCTTTTTTTTTCAATTCATTCACAAAGTCAAACATATATAAAAGTTAATGCACTTACCACGATATTTACATTACCACAAGTAGCTATTGAAACAAGTATTGGAAAAAAATCAACTTTTCAGTTTGATGCAATGGCATCACCATGGAAATCTGTAAATGGCAAGCCTAGACAATTTTACATTTTAATTCCCGAATATCGTTACCATTTTAAGGACACAGAAAATGGTTTATACGTAGGAGGACATATGGGGGCTACTTTTTTTAATTTTCAAAAATGGAATTATTTAAATACAAACCTTTACGAAAAAGGCCTTGGTTATGTTATGGGTGTAACAGTAGGATTTAAAGCAAAAATAAACGATAAGTTTATGTTGGATTGTTTTGTGGGTGGAGGAAATCATCAAGGCTTCTATAAGGGGTATTATATTGGTACAAATGAACGATACGAGTTTGTTAAAAACTATAATAAAAGCGGGGAATGGCTGCCTTAC